In Tenebrio molitor chromosome 6, icTenMoli1.1, whole genome shotgun sequence, one genomic interval encodes:
- the LOC138132979 gene encoding uncharacterized protein, translating to MEIIHISKNPQELRILKPRRSLENNNNLQEVNSIKKCLFGVPEAQDVENLLHEQIKEDWERIKSRFGINIEDIENMETRRLESHTPKKRKLESSASRRSVTMRKRRLFEPYNDRKITDFYQVRKATQPEKKEK from the exons ATGGAAATCATCCACATTTCCAAAAATCCCCAAGAACTCAGGATTCTGAAACCGCGAAGATCGCTCGAAAATAACAACAACCTCCAGGAAGTGaattcgataaaaaaatgtttgtttggaGTACCTGAAGCGCAAGACGTCGAGAATTTACTCCACGAGCAGATCAAAGAGGACTGGGAGAGAATCAAAAGTCGGTTCGGGATCAACATAGAAGATATCGAAAATATGGAAACGAGAAGACTCGAATCGCACACTCCTAAAAAACGGAAACTGGAGTCTAGTGCGAGTCGAAGATCTGTGACGATGAGAAAACGGCGACTTTTCGAACCCTACAACGACAGGAAAATCACAG ATTTCTACCAGGTCAGGAAAGCGACGCAACCTGAGAAGAAAGAAAAGTAA
- the LOC138132977 gene encoding enolase-phosphatase E1-like: MAVLKILILFLIFGNQETPVQCQSLDDYYSMEESTEDADINSTMAADNELTHVRTKNLSGNVKLTTLEVLSTNTPLDKLINKEFENEQKDISDETTNEVVTSTGNKQDEIQTITENQQKVVLLSEDTTKASTDGVGPFGLMDVFNSTSGTLPDQASTEKVIAVTPLHFQLIHDSDLAETVGTAAAEKLVTGSTTRRIILDTSSEAKSENYTEEAVATEFDLIDGTEPSEDTTKLALTEVTPKEITTLTSFQLRDKQPETATLSTTNQPKRVEEPVDKTDTQSALFTRTTEIILDSTAVITNANALNETSTNFAIPEVTLSDISTRPNEITIVHEEFGETKTSTTPQPLILIASQIRDGVSDDEEVFTSTTSASEFQELSADFATTKTVPMDLLTQQIQMSTVRNQNYGEAETSSSHQPSVTSTFRLGPSYQYEGTDSVYDDAFTVSSNGDKFDNKESVSVSTENIIIENFELEMNGLFNEPNRLVKENAASAVILTQIADSSGVVDASEELTQDHDDIEDLSSFINVDEEFLGTVLDENTNSRELEETIEDVSSILTRLEEGSNFRSTTENGLAKQEEVNDRLEFFERMNEITTVFDKIGTEASTVSEVEEYYTVSTYRYVAETTTEMTKVMESFTSKPTQQVEENLFSEKTDEFVENQDNTIDSTTVKISDYESTEMFMKENSTNDNSDKNELYYSKDNLKLSETGVYELELNEFYNLNEVDNEIKELDEDTMRMIEADKATSQVEEYETNYKNINEISVIITTENEGVATLDDREQPTEKNKGTRNSGGEGINQEFNEESGVFNNEDSISTTEIQTSFVNEDLENTDFLNEETTNNPNKLSVVKEEDHLDEGDSESGIIIESEGEVEKNVFRDNYEVYTTTIMLPTTKREIKNVRWEKQDEGINEEMETTATYFVGAENEFVVSTTERYDNEMNSNDADFTTVSTFSKDDKDLPESQQELNYEKFVTKTTINPERTETEVNSYEAVSTTPSPCFMDNTDSSNSQQELSSGKYPTTTTNPETTYTDLKSYSATDNSVTSVNSVRKEFKTLSSHDFKNSEVKESHISTKIDDKNINFTIKIVYNKTSFFVPSDAFLTIAPPDAVNITWKSSIPNINNSIELKMGKSVQLNIVKGAQMHIHKTALIPETENKLNDVDTKLITLDDGVKIYFSNTKFFATDHGDKARFQADALPSIPKQARALTAEIIGGCLGTSVITGILVYWAIKKFKGNTRNFKPNSSDPA; encoded by the exons ATGGCAGTGTTAAAAAtactgattttatttttaatttttgggaatCAGGAAACAC CGGTGCAATGTCAAAGTTTGGATGATTATTATTCAATGGAAGAAAGTACCGAAGATGCAGACATAAATTCGACAATGGCCGCTGATAATGAATTAACACATGTACgcactaaaaatttaagtggTAATGTCAAATTAACTACTTTAGAAGTACTTTCTACAAACACACCActtgataaattaataaacaaagaGTTTGAAAATGAACAAAAGGATATTTCTGACGAGACCACCAATGAGGTGGTAACATCGACCGGCAATAAACAAGACGAAATTCAAACAATCACGGAAAATCAACAGAAAGTTGTTTTATTGTCCGAAGATACGACAAAAGCTTCGACAGATGGTGTAGGACCGTTCGGTTTGATGGATGTTTTTAACAGCACATCTGGCACTTTGCCCGATCAGGCTAGTACAGAAAAAGTAATCGCTGTCACGCCATTACATTTCCAACTAATTCATGATTCTGATCTCGCTGAAACAGTAGGTACCGCTGCTGCTGAAAAATTAGTGACTGGAAGTACGACACGACGTATAATTTTAGACACAAGTTCTGAAGCCAAGTCGGAAAATTACACAGAAGAAGCGGTAGCGACGGAATTCGATCTTATCGATGGTACCGAACCAAGCGAAGACACCACAAAATTGGCACTCACCGAAGTAACACCGAAGGAAATAACAACGCTTACTTCGTTTCAATTACGCGATAAGCAGCCTGAGACTGCAACGTTGTCCACAACAAATCAGCCAAAAAGGGTCGAAGAACCTGTAGATAAAACCGACACTCAAAGTGCCTTGTTTACAAGAACTACCGAAATTATCTTGGACTCGACAGCTGTAATAACAAACGCAAACGCACTAAATGAAACATCGACGAACTTTGCAATTCCAGAAGTTACATTGTCCGATATTTCAACACGACCAAATGAAATAACAATAGTCCACGAGGAATTTGGCGAAACGAAGACTTCAACGACTCCCCAGCCTCTTATTTTAATTGCAAGTCAGATTCGCGACGGTGTTTCAGATGATGAGGAAGTATTTACTTCGACAACAAGTGCAAGTGAATTCCAAGAGCTGTCTGCGGATTTTGCAACTACCAAAACTGTGCCGATGGATCTTTTAACACaacaaattcaaatgtcaACAGTGAGGAATCAAAACTACGGTGAAGCTGAGACCTCATCGAGTCACCAACCGTCAGTCACAAGTACTTTTCGTTTAGGTCCAAGTTACCAATATGAAGGAACCGATTCAGTGTATGATGACGCATTTACTGTTTCTAGTAACGGCGATAAATTCGATAATAAAGAGAGTGTTTCAGTATCAACAGAAAACATCATTATTGAAAACTTTGAACTAGAAATGAACGGTCTTTTCAATGAACCTAATCGTTTAGTTAAAGAGAATGCAGCGAGTGCGGTAATTCTGACTCAGATTGCTGATTCAAGTGGAGTTGTTGATGCCTCTGAAGAATTGACTCAAGATCATGACGATATTGAGGATTTATCGTCATTTATTAACGTCGATGAAGAATTTCTCGGTACAGTTTTGGATGAAAATACTAACAGTAGAGAACTAGAAGAAACAATTGAAGATGTTTCGTCGATTCTTACGAGATTAGAAGAAGGCTCGAATTTTAGGAGTACTACAGAAAATGGATTGGCTAAGCAAGAAGAAGTAAATGATCGGttagaattttttgaacgAATGAACGAGATTACAACAGTATTCGATAAAATTGGTACCGAAGCAAGTACTGTGAGTGAAGTAGAAGAATACTACACAGTATCTACCTATAGATATGTTGCTGAAACCACAACAGAAATGACAAAAGTTATGGAATCATTTACAAGTAAACCAACGCAACAAGtcgaagaaaatttatttagtgaGAAAACTGACGAGTTTGTCGAAAATCAAGATAATACAATTGATAGTACAACAGTCAAGATAAGCGATTATGAATCTACGGAAATGtttatgaaagaaaatagtACAAATGATAACAGTGataaaaatgaattgtattATTCCAAAGATAACCTTAAACTGTCAGAAACTGGTGTTTATGAATTAGAgttgaacgagttttataatttaaatgaagttgataatgaaattaaagaattagATGAAGATACAATGAGAATGATTGAAGCTGATAAAGCAACAAGTCAAGTTGAGGAGTATGAgacaaactataaaaatattaacgaAATTTCCGTAATAATTACAACTGAAAATGAAGGAGTGGCAACATTAGATGATAGAGAGCaaccaacagaaaaaaataaagggACAAGAAATTCTGGAGGAGAAGGGATAAATCAAGAATTTAATGAAGAAAGTGGAGTTTTTAACAATGAAGATTCAATATCAACAACTGAAATTCAAACGTCTTTCGTCAACGAGGATTTAGAAAATACGGATTTCTTAAATGAAGAAACCACTAACAATCCAAACAAATTGAGTGtggttaaagaagaagatCACTTAGATGAAGGCGATAGTGAAAGTGGAATAATAATAGAAAGTGAAGGtgaagttgaaaaaaatgtgtttagagATAATTATGAGGTTTACACAACGACTATAATGTTACCGACaacaaaaagagaaataaaaaatgtgcgTTGGGAAAAACAAGACGAAGGTATTAACGAAGAAATGGAAACAACAGCTACTTATTTCGTTGGTGCAGAAAATGAATTTGTGGTATCAACTACAGAGAGATATGATAACGAAATGAATTCAAATGATGCAGATTTCACTACTGTAAGTACATTTTCTAAGGATGACAAAGATTTACCAGAATCTCAACAAGaacttaattatgaaaaattcgtCACAAAAACTACAATTAATCCTGAAAGAACAGAAACGGAAGTTAATTCATATGAAGCTGTCTCCACTACTCCAAGCCCATGCTTTATGGATAACACTGACTCATCTAACTCACAACAAGAACTTAGCTCTGGAAAATACCCTACAACTACAACGAATCCTGAAACGACATATACAGATCTGAAAAGTTATAGCGCAACGGATAATTCAGTAACTTCTGTCAACTCGGTTAGAAAAGAGTTTAAAACGTTGTCTTCgcatgattttaaaaatagtgaagTAAAGGAATcgcacatttcaacgaaaaTAGACGAcaagaatattaatttcacaaTTAAAATAGTCTACAAT AAAACCAGTTTCTTCGTTCCTTCGGACGCTTTTTTAACGATTGCTCCACCAGATGCAGTGAATATCACTTGGAAATCTTCGATACCTAATATAAACAattcaattgaattaaaaatgggAAAATCGGTGCAACTCAACATTGTTAAAG GTGCCCAAATGCACATACATAAGACTGCGCTTATTCCCGAAaccgaaaataaattaaacgatGTTGACACAAAGTTAATTACGTTGGACGATGGCGTCAAGATTTATTTCTCCAATACAAAATTCTTCGCAACAGATCATGGAGATAAAGCTAGATTTCAAGCAG ATGCATTACCCTCGATTCCAAAGCAGGCAAGAGCACTTACTGCAGAAATAATAGGAGGTTGTTTGGGAACGTCTGTGATAACTGGGATTTTGGTTTATTGGGccataaagaaatttaaaggGAACACTCGTAACTTTAAACCTAACAGTTCAGATCCTGCATAG